The Blastopirellula sediminis sequence CAGTCGCACATCACGGCGATTGGGTTGCCGCAATAGGGACAGGGAGGGACTCCATTGAGTTGCGAGGTGTTGATCGACTGCGATACTTCGCCCGACCATTCTTCGACCGCCTCCAACTTGTGAGAAGCGGCCGCGTCATAGATATGACTATGTTCCGCGCGAATGAATCGCATCAAATAGGGTTGCCGGGTACGGCAGCACCAGGAGTAGAGGAAGACTTGTCGTGGCCGCGGGTCGCGGTATCCGGTCGATGGCGGGGCCAACTCCATGACGTCGCGGGGAAGGCTCGGCATCGACAGCGGTTTCCCTTCGCCGCCACGTTCTAACGCGACGCTGGTGCTCTGCACCGACGCCGTCAACCAGACGAACATCTTCTTCCAGCCTTCCGGCGTCATGTCTTTCAGGTTGATGACGATGTCGGTGAAGCTCCGCAGCACGTCGGTGTCGACGTCAGGACCGCATCCGATCGCATAGATGTTCGCCAGGCTCGGCTTCGCCGTTCGCAACTTGGCGGCAGCGGCCTGGTACTCGTCGGTCGGCTGTCCGTCCGTGAAGAGGAAAACGATCGGGCGGTAGTCCCCCTTTTCCGTGGCGGACGTCTTGCGGACTTCTTTGGTGATCGAATCGGCCAACAGTCGCAGCGCATTGCCCATCGCGGTGCCGGGACGAACGGTCAGTTTCGGCGGTTGGAACTGGACGAGCTCCGTGAGCGGAACGTCTTGCTTGGCGTAACGCGAGAAGGTGATGACGCTGATCCACGCCGTTTCGAGCGCGCTGGGATCGCTC is a genomic window containing:
- a CDS encoding TerY-C metal binding domain-containing protein — translated: MFLRRLPVYLLLDCSESMAGEAIQQVEQGINAMVTELMSDPSALETAWISVITFSRYAKQDVPLTELVQFQPPKLTVRPGTAMGNALRLLADSITKEVRKTSATEKGDYRPIVFLFTDGQPTDEYQAAAAKLRTAKPSLANIYAIGCGPDVDTDVLRSFTDIVINLKDMTPEGWKKMFVWLTASVQSTSVALERGGEGKPLSMPSLPRDVMELAPPSTGYRDPRPRQVFLYSWCCRTRQPYLMRFIRAEHSHIYDAAASHKLEAVEEWSGEVSQSINTSQLNGVPPCPYCGNPIAVMCDCGTLSCCPTDPHAVLTCPKCKITSEVGPGYGGFDISGAEG